Proteins found in one Xenopus laevis strain J_2021 chromosome 1L, Xenopus_laevis_v10.1, whole genome shotgun sequence genomic segment:
- the LOC108719124 gene encoding E3 ubiquitin/ISG15 ligase TRIM25: MAAADLRDELTCSICLSIYTDPVSLPCGHNFCRGCIEKVLDTQEGSGAYSCPECRQEFKERPALPRNRTLGNIAERFRPTEIEPGGTGIFCTYCVLSPVPAAKSCLLCEASLCDTHLRGHSKSAEHVLTQPTDSFMERKCSVHHKVLEYFCCEESVCVCVSCCLAGEHRGHRVELLSEASEKKKEKLRKVMKKLRPEREETERGAQRLQERRREVAEKAAGETERVTALFRDIREQLEALEKRLLSDISSQKEKLSLTLTDLMEQLEIKKDELSRKIRHIEELCNMADPLTVLQERESHGAADNEGGRERHDIKVPAVGDLDVDLISETLLTGLAAIVTGGKGRWIYEQKATDLLLDINTAHNLVSVSGDRKSASYSLTKLHYPQSPDRFQDYSQTLSSRSFPSGRHYWEVEVSESGERRVGVAYPSIERRGVQSWIGNNNKSWCLCKWDNKYSVRHDSKDTRLPHVPSCRRIRISLDYEAGRLSFYELSEPIRHLHTFTAKFTEPLHAAFWVWDVNSCVRIIS; this comes from the coding sequence ATGgcggctgctgatctgagagacgAGCTGACCTGCTCCATCTGCTtgagcatttatactgatcctgtatccctgccgtgtggccataacttctgccggGGCTGTATTGAGAAGGTGCTGGATACCCAGGAGGGATCTGGGGcttattcctgccctgaatgcagaCAGGAGTTTAAGGAGCGCCCTGCCCTGCCCAGGAACAGAACTCTGGGTAACATCGCAGAGAGATTCCGTCCAACTGAGATAGAGCCGGGGGGGACTGGGATCTTCTGCACCTACTGTGTCCTCTCTCCTGTACCTGCTGCtaaatcctgtctcctgtgtgaggcttctctgtgtgaTACCCACCTGAGGGGGCACAGCAAGTCAGCAGAACATGTACTGACCCAACCCACCGACTCCTTTATGGagagaaaatgttctgtacatcACAAGGTTCTGGAGTATTTCTGCTGTGAggagtctgtctgtgtctgtgtgtcctgctgtctggccggagagcacaggggccacagggtggagctgctgagtgaggcctctgagaagaagaaagagaaactgaGGAAAGTTATGAagaaactgaggccagagagagaggagactgagagaggagcccagagactgcaggagcgcaggagagaagtggcagaaaaagcagctggtgagacagagagagtcactgccctgtttagagacatcagggaacagctggaagccctagagaagcgactcctgagtgacatctccagccagaaagagaagctctcactcacactcactgatctgatggagcagctggaaataaagaaggacgagctgtccaggaagatccgtcacattgaggagctgtgcaacatggcagatccactcactgtcctacaggaacgggaatcacatggagctgcagataatgaggggggcagagagagacatgatataaaggtccctgctgtaggggatctggatgtggatctgatctcagagacattactcacaggcttagctgccattgTGACTGGGGGAAAGGGAAGGTGGATCTATGAGCAgaaggctacagacctgttactggatataaacacggctcataatcttgtatctgtatcaggggacaggaaatctgcttcctactcactaacaaaactacattacccacaatccccagacAGATTTCAGGATTATtctcagactttaagcagcaggagtttcccctcggggcgacattactgggaagtggaggtcagtgaatcaggggagaggagggtaggggtggcctatcccagtatagagaggagaggggTTCAGTCCTGGATTGggaataataacaagtcctggtgtttatgcaaatgggaTAATAAATATTCAGTGAGACATGACAGTAAAGACACACGGTTACCCCATgtcccttcctgcaggagaattAGGATCTCactggactatgaggccggacgtctgtccttttatgagctgagtgagccaatcagacacttacacaccttcactgccaaattcactgagccccttcatgctgcattctgggtatggGATGTTAACTCTTGTGTGAGAATCATTAGTTAG